In Humulus lupulus chromosome 6, drHumLupu1.1, whole genome shotgun sequence, a single genomic region encodes these proteins:
- the LOC133785484 gene encoding uncharacterized protein LOC133785484, translating into MEDIAEEGNYWNPSLVCYVLGTNPPLAVLEGFCRRIWRNMGVDKMSGLGQGVYIVRFNSVEQRDFVLSNGIMLFDMKLLIMKPWNAHEELKKEDMQRVPIWIQLTNLELKVRSLFSEAFHDFLIECDLLDIPYSDYFFTWNNKQSPPDRIVAKLDRVLSNPAWLEVFSNVNVRFLLEGLFDHMPAVLSFSKTMELGKKPFLYFKMWQRFSGYQQCVSEAWQSPVHGTLMYRVVTKLKRLNATLKKLNIFLVGDIGAAYSHSEQLLQKIQQQVHDDPQNTQLRDAYLEFLSQKVKLSWIQLGDANTQAFHRRIRQRRLQNSVMAIRDEQGQWHDTQMGIQSAFLDYYQHLLGGKYQGRRRVQRCVMNEGEEESEAVLSFLATGNLLKEINTTTITLIPKDNCAESVSDFRAISCCNVLYKVAAKLLCSRLRQVLPDLVASNQGGFIQGRYIGHNVMVCQDLIRHCGRKGGKLNCILKMDIRKAYDIVEWDFLEEMVVDFRFPHHFIHLIMVHVRTPKFSIMLNGSLHGFFNANWGLRQGDPMSHLLFVLGMEYLSRILKKIARGKNFQFHERCAELQLTHLCFTDDVVLFSHGDFKSVY; encoded by the exons ATGGAGGATATCGCAGAGGAGGGGAATTACTGGAATCCCTCTCTAGTTTGTTATGTTCTAGGGACTAATCCTCCATTGGCTGTTCTTGAAGGGTTTTGTCGACGTATATGGAGGAATATGGGGGTTGATAAGATGTCTGGGTTAGGGCAGGGTGTATACATTGTGAGGTTCAATTCGGTTGAACAGAGAGATTTTGTCCTGAGCAATGGGATTATGCTCTTTGACATGAAACTGCTCATAATGAAACCTTGGAATGCTCATGAAGAACTTAAAAAAGAGGATATGCAGAGAGTGCCCATTTGGATTCAATTAACAAATCTTGAGTTGAA GGTGAGGTCCCTCTTTTCTGAAGCTTTCCATGACTTCTTGATAGAGTGTGATCTCCTTGATATTCCTTATTCTGACTATTTCTTCACTTGGAATAATAAGCAGTCTCCACCTGATAGGATCGTTGCAAAACTCGATAGAGTGCTTAGTAATCCAGCTTGGTTGGAAGTTTTTTCGAATGTGAATGTTCGCTTTTTGCTGGAAGGTTTATTTGATCACATGCCAGCTGTCCTCTCTTTTAGTAAGACTATGGAATTGGGGAAGAAACCATTTCTCTATTTCAAAATGTGGCAAAGGTTTTCGGGTTACCAGCAATGTGTTAGTGAGGCTTGGCAAAGCCCGGTTCATGGCACTCTTATGTACAGAGTGGTGACTAAACTCAAGCGTTTAAATGCTACTTTGAAGAAATTGAATATTTTTTTAGTAGGCGATATTGGTGCTGCCTACTCTCATTCTGAACAACTTTTGCAAAAAATTCAACAGCAAGTTCATGATGATCCTCAAAATACTCAACTTAGGGATGCTTATCTAGAGTTCCTTAGTCAAAAGGTGAAGTTGAGTTGGATTCAACTTGGGGATGCAAATACTCAAgcttttcatcggaggattcgaCAACGAAGGTTGCAAAATTCTGTTATGGCTATTCGCGATGAGCAAGGTCAGTGGCATGATACTCAAATGGGAATCCAAAGTGCTTTTCTTGATTACTATCAGCATTTATTGGGAGGGAAGTATCAGGGAAGAAGGCGTGTGCAAAGATGTGTCATGAATGAAGG TGAGGAGGAAAGTGAAGCAGTCCTATCTTTTCTTGCAACTGGTAACTTGTTGAAGGAGATTAATACAACCACAATTACTCTAATTCCTAAAGATAATTGCGCCGAAAGTGTAAGTGACTTTCGGGCTATTTCTTGTTGCAACGTGTTATATAAAGTGGCTGCCAAGCTTTTATGTAGTAGGCTGAGACAAGTTTTGCCTGATCTGGTTGCGAGCAATCAAGGAGGTTTTATTCAAGGCAGATATATTGGGCATAATGTGATGGTTTGTCAAGATTTAATTAGACACTGTGGGAGGAAAGGAGGTAAGTTGAATTGCATTTTGAAAATGGACATTAGGAAAGCTTATGATATTGTCGAATGGGATTTCCTTGAAGAAATGGTTGTGGATTTTCGTTTTCCTCATCATTTTATTCACTTGATCATGGTTCATGTGAGAACTCCTAAGTTTTCAATCATGTTAAATGGGTCCTTGCATGGTTTTTTTAATGCTAATTGGGGGTTGAGGCAGGGGGATCCGATGTCTCATTTATTGTTTGTTTTGGGTATGGAGTATCTATCTAGAATTCTGAAGAAAATTGCGAGGGGTAAAAACTTTCAGTTCCATGAAAGATGTGCAGAGCTTCAACTAACTCACTTGTGTTTTACTGATGATGTGGTGTTATTTTCTCATGGTGATTTTAAATCagtatattga